A genomic window from Hyla sarda isolate aHylSar1 chromosome 10, aHylSar1.hap1, whole genome shotgun sequence includes:
- the OSCAR gene encoding osteoclast-associated immunoglobulin-like receptor produces MGFYSQILMKDITCSVFYQKSSNSNPLLFISGCLLVNKQWATASALPKPVLKLVTQHPKGIIVKGDNITWKCLKGSEEANEFNLVHNKESGGNETYNSRGTQLLVTDIHAANNGDYFCKYCDKSACSEPSNSRNIYVRETFPRPEIFVIPRRAVQPGATITITCRTYYSDVEFSLQKNDEIVTHGHSGNSFSYVISNAQQNSAGYYSCMYQSKSKGIQSDKSNPMKISVIELPAPSITWEEDPSDSTILRINCTATDHTYNQFFFVLLDGSKVIEDDIPASSVNFSVAKPMYTMKRY; encoded by the exons ATGGGCTTTTACAGTCAGATTCTCATGAAAGATATAACATGCTCAGTCTTCTACCAGAAG TCATCTAACTCTAATccacttttatttatttcaggttgCTTGCTGGTAaacaaacaatgggcaacagcca GTGCTCTTCCAAAACCAGTCCTCAAATTAGTTACTCAGCATCCAAAAGGCATCATTGTGAAAGGTGACAATATTACGTGGAAATGTCTAAAAGGATCAGAGGAGGCAAATGAGTTTAATTTGGTGCATAACAAAGAAAGTGGAGGTAACGAAACTTATAACAGCCGCGGCACCCAACTTCTGGTTACGGACATTCATGCTGCAAACAATGGAGACTACTTCTGCAAATACTGTGATAAAAGTGCCTGTTCTGAGCCCAGCAATTCTAGGAACATTTATGTTCGTG AAACTTTCCCAAGGCCAGAAATTTTTGTTATTCCGCGTAGAGCTGTCCAGCCAGGAGCCACCATCACAATCACCTGTCGTACTTACTATTCTGATGTTGAATTTTCCCTGCAAAAAAATGATGAGATTGTTACACATGGCCATAGTGGAAATTCGTTTTCATATGTGATAAGTAATGCTCAACAAAATAGTGCGGGATACTATTCATGTATGTACCAGAGCAAAAGCAAAGGCATACAATCTGACAAAAGCAATCCTATGAAGATATCagtaatag AACTACCAGCTCCTTCTATAACCTGGGAAGAAGATCCTAGTGATAGTACAATCTTGAGAATCAACTGCACCGCAACTGACCATACATACAATCAATTCTTCTTTGTGCTCCTGGATGGCAGTAAAGTCATTGAAGATGACATTCCAGCAAGTAGTGTGAACTTTTCCGTTGCCAAACCTATGTACACTATGAAAAGATATTAG